From the genome of Nocardia sp. NBC_01503, one region includes:
- a CDS encoding ATP-dependent helicase, with protein MRSDSSVQLVRRAEAVSHPREWDAAVRPLFEDGGIDPGWTPWQVLGGPGTGKTALLVDIAAERILAGADPESVLVLTYTKRAATAVRNAITARIVEADPLLGGVPGATRGPLVRTLHSYAFGLLRTVSAAHGNPPPRLLTGSEQDIVIREMLRGELSEDAPEWPERLHPALPTGGFAEQLRDLMLRATERGLGPEDLITLGHTHRHPEWVAAGRFHERYEQIMLLRWSVGMDVPEASAPALDAAELVGAALDALLIDPELLAAERTRLHTILVDDAQHLDPLAAQLIRELGSGTATTVLAADPDQAIFTFRGADARFAADPETSADRRIILRPNHRSGTALQEVAARITARLPGTGRHRTPPASLLRSPDGTHFLREIAPESGEGAVDGRENSRESAPFEGEVRVQVLTTPAKEAALIADHLRRAHLTHGVPWSRMAVIVRSVPLSLAPLRRALLAAGVPVRQPPADVPLARRRGAAWAMLALRAVTAGDPTRVRHPRPIAFTADDALDLLAGPLGGADQISLRRLRRGIRRTVLELGYPERTREAEEAELAEPVGREGNTTVGSVGSAAASGAAPASGAAADRADDPDAADRYADLDRSSAEILRDLLVGAGNQVILAKLTPVEAAPLHRVLKALGRARKIRRDGGGLEDVLWGLWTGSTLERRWVGQSERGGAVGMQADRDLDAVVGLFEAAAAYVDRLPRATIEGFVEYLEQQEIPQDNAPHTDPGEAVTICSAHSAAGREWDTVAVAAVQEGIWPNLRPRGTLLGVEDMVDVLAGVRDSGERVSRAAPLLAEERRLLLVACSRARRSLLVTAVESVTGDQDLVPSRFLAELDADGEDGQPGRIPPAVDPGRALAMHTLIAELRGAACDPETTPERRSRAARQLAKLARAGVRGAHPDDWYGTAELSSDSPLWDSEDGSVALSPSTVEQLKTCPLRWALERHGGSDGENPHALKGNLVHTLVQALAGQVTEDQVKTALVKAWKKIDPTARDGENWYSRAELRRTETMVDTFLAWLRNTRDELTNIGVEVPIDCVLPSRTPGELPVRISGRMDRLERDAQGRFVIVDVKTGKTPITKQAAQEHAQLATYQVAAAAGALGEGEPGGARLVYVAKPSARDGAATERMQPALDDGGVEEWRGVIHDAAAASTGPSYLAMRNDGCRHCKVAGSCPVQDTGRQVTDE; from the coding sequence ATGCGATCGGATAGCTCGGTGCAATTGGTGCGCCGGGCCGAGGCAGTCTCCCACCCCCGGGAGTGGGATGCCGCCGTCCGACCGCTGTTCGAGGACGGCGGCATCGACCCCGGTTGGACGCCCTGGCAGGTGCTGGGCGGGCCGGGCACCGGTAAGACCGCGCTGCTGGTGGATATCGCCGCCGAACGCATTCTGGCCGGGGCCGATCCGGAATCGGTCCTGGTGCTCACGTACACCAAACGGGCGGCCACCGCGGTGCGCAATGCCATTACCGCCCGAATTGTCGAGGCCGATCCATTGCTGGGCGGTGTACCAGGGGCCACACGCGGCCCATTGGTACGCACCCTGCACTCCTATGCCTTCGGACTTCTGCGCACCGTCTCGGCCGCGCACGGTAATCCGCCGCCGCGCCTGCTCACCGGGTCCGAACAGGACATCGTCATTCGGGAAATGTTGCGCGGGGAGCTCTCCGAGGATGCCCCGGAATGGCCCGAAAGGCTGCATCCGGCCCTGCCCACCGGAGGATTCGCCGAACAGTTGCGGGACCTCATGCTGCGCGCCACCGAACGCGGACTCGGGCCCGAGGATCTCATTACCCTCGGCCACACGCATCGGCATCCCGAATGGGTCGCCGCCGGGCGATTCCACGAACGCTATGAACAGATCATGCTGCTGCGCTGGTCGGTCGGTATGGACGTGCCCGAGGCCAGTGCGCCCGCCCTGGACGCCGCCGAATTGGTGGGCGCGGCGCTGGATGCGCTGCTGATCGACCCGGAGCTGCTCGCCGCCGAACGCACCCGGTTGCACACCATCCTGGTGGACGACGCCCAGCACCTGGATCCCCTTGCCGCCCAACTTATTCGAGAGCTCGGCAGCGGCACGGCAACCACCGTGCTGGCGGCCGATCCGGACCAGGCCATCTTCACCTTCCGCGGTGCGGACGCCCGCTTCGCCGCCGATCCGGAGACCTCCGCCGACCGCCGAATCATCTTGCGCCCCAACCACAGATCCGGCACGGCATTGCAAGAGGTCGCCGCCCGGATCACCGCGCGGCTCCCCGGTACCGGCCGCCACCGCACCCCGCCGGCGAGCCTGCTCCGCTCGCCCGACGGCACCCACTTCCTTCGTGAAATCGCGCCGGAGAGCGGCGAAGGCGCCGTGGATGGGCGTGAGAATTCCCGGGAGAGTGCGCCATTCGAGGGTGAGGTGCGGGTGCAGGTGCTCACCACCCCGGCGAAGGAGGCGGCGCTGATCGCCGATCACCTGCGGCGGGCGCATCTCACCCATGGCGTGCCGTGGTCGCGGATGGCGGTCATTGTTCGTTCTGTCCCATTATCTTTGGCTCCGTTGCGGCGTGCGCTGCTGGCGGCGGGTGTACCGGTGCGGCAGCCGCCCGCCGATGTGCCGCTGGCGCGGCGGCGAGGTGCGGCCTGGGCCATGTTGGCGCTGCGGGCCGTCACCGCGGGTGATCCGACGCGGGTTCGGCATCCGCGCCCGATCGCCTTCACGGCCGACGACGCGCTCGATCTGCTCGCCGGTCCGCTCGGCGGGGCGGACCAGATCAGCCTGCGCCGGCTGCGCCGCGGTATTCGGCGCACCGTACTCGAGCTCGGATATCCGGAACGTACGCGCGAGGCGGAGGAGGCCGAGCTCGCCGAACCTGTTGGCCGCGAGGGGAATACGACGGTCGGCTCCGTTGGGTCCGCGGCGGCGTCCGGTGCGGCCCCGGCATCCGGTGCGGCGGCGGACCGCGCCGATGACCCCGACGCGGCGGATCGATACGCGGACCTGGACCGGTCGTCGGCGGAGATTCTGCGGGATCTGTTGGTGGGGGCCGGGAATCAGGTCATTCTGGCGAAACTGACGCCGGTGGAGGCCGCGCCTTTGCATCGGGTGTTGAAGGCGCTGGGGCGGGCGCGGAAGATACGGCGCGATGGGGGCGGCCTCGAAGATGTGCTGTGGGGGTTGTGGACCGGGTCCACCCTGGAACGGCGCTGGGTCGGACAGTCCGAGCGCGGGGGAGCGGTCGGTATGCAGGCCGATCGGGATCTCGACGCGGTGGTCGGATTGTTCGAGGCCGCCGCGGCGTACGTGGATCGGCTGCCGCGCGCCACCATCGAGGGCTTCGTGGAATACCTGGAGCAGCAGGAGATTCCGCAGGACAATGCCCCGCACACCGATCCGGGCGAGGCCGTCACCATCTGCAGTGCGCACTCCGCCGCCGGACGCGAATGGGACACCGTCGCCGTCGCCGCTGTGCAGGAGGGAATCTGGCCCAATCTGCGACCGCGCGGCACCCTGCTCGGTGTCGAAGACATGGTGGATGTGCTTGCCGGAGTGCGGGATTCGGGTGAACGGGTGAGCCGCGCCGCGCCGCTGCTCGCGGAGGAGCGCCGCCTGCTGCTGGTGGCGTGCAGCCGCGCCCGGCGGTCGCTGCTGGTGACCGCCGTCGAATCCGTCACCGGCGACCAGGATCTGGTGCCGTCCCGCTTCCTGGCCGAACTCGACGCGGATGGGGAGGACGGTCAGCCCGGTCGTATCCCGCCCGCCGTCGACCCAGGCCGGGCCCTGGCCATGCACACCCTCATCGCCGAATTGCGCGGTGCCGCATGCGATCCCGAGACCACGCCGGAGCGCCGCAGCCGAGCCGCCCGGCAGCTCGCCAAACTCGCTCGCGCCGGAGTCCGGGGCGCGCACCCCGATGACTGGTACGGCACCGCCGAACTCTCCTCGGACAGCCCGCTCTGGGACAGCGAGGACGGATCGGTCGCGCTCTCGCCCTCCACCGTCGAGCAGCTCAAGACCTGCCCGCTGCGCTGGGCCCTGGAGCGCCACGGCGGCAGTGACGGCGAGAACCCGCACGCGCTCAAGGGAAATCTGGTGCACACCCTGGTGCAGGCGCTCGCCGGTCAGGTCACCGAGGATCAGGTCAAGACCGCTCTGGTCAAGGCGTGGAAGAAGATCGACCCCACCGCCCGCGACGGCGAGAACTGGTACTCCCGAGCCGAACTGCGCCGCACCGAAACCATGGTCGACACCTTCCTGGCGTGGCTGCGCAATACCCGCGACGAACTCACCAATATCGGTGTCGAGGTCCCGATCGACTGCGTCCTGCCCTCGCGCACGCCCGGTGAACTCCCGGTGCGGATCAGCGGCCGAATGGATCGACTGGAGCGAGATGCCCAGGGCCGCTTCGTCATTGTCGATGTGAAGACCGGTAAGACGCCCATCACCAAGCAGGCCGCGCAGGAGCACGCGCAGCTCGCCACGTATCAGGTCGCGGCCGCGGCGGGCGCGCTCGGCGAAGGTGAACCCGGTGGTGCGCGCCTGGTGTACGTGGCCAAACCCAGTGCCCGCGACGGTGCGGCGACCGAACGCATGCAGCCCGCCCTCGACGACGGCGGCGTCGAGGAGTGGCGCGGTGTCATTCACGACGCGGCCGCCGCCTCCACCGGGCCCAGCTATCTGGCCATGCGCAATGACGGCTGCCGGCACTGCAAGGTCGCGGGCAGCTGCCCGGTACAGGACACCGGCCGCCAGGTAACCGACGAGTGA
- a CDS encoding ATP-dependent helicase — protein sequence MRITPRQLADALGLPPPTDEQAAVIAAPPGPTLVVAGAGAGKTETMAARVVWMVANGLVEPEQVLGLTFTRKAAQQLTTRIRTRLARLAGAPLLRDIDPTGRLRALLTGSEPEISTYHSYAGRLLTEYGLLLPVEPTATLLTQTQLWQLAYRVVSTWDGDLDTDRSPVSVTEAVLALSGQLAEHLVEPRQLAAAHRELDQLIHTLPAGPRQKGGPKKALLDLLETQHERVSLLPLVERLADELRRRGALDFGAQMSLAAKLAALHPEVSTAERTRFRLVLLDEYQDTGHSQRILLSALFGGVHTSPPKGAPGSVDVSRSPMQTDASSHPGPADASCSPESVDPSRLAADDLSSSGADDLSRLGADDPSRHPGASLAGIRTDAVDPGQKHAGMTGGGSESGGGFGHSVGVSAQPPDVSAQPLAVTAVGDPMQSIYGWRGASAANLPRFATDFPSAPGVPAPVLPLLTSWRNPPEALDLANLVADPLRVKAAEGGGVTVDALRPRPGAEPGLVALALAETVAEEREWVAERIKAEWEAAADAGQEPPTSAVLVRRNADAAPLAEALRAQGLPVEIVGLGGLLHTPEVADIVATLRLIADPSAGSAAVRILTGARWRIGVADIAALSRRARELSIRRPGGQSAEIADAAGLDSALREVAPEPAERAGLGDAIADPGEAEQYSAQGFARIVALGRELGALRERGGQPLPELVADVERTIGVGVETQARKAVAAAGREHLDAFAEVVAGYSADHRSSLAGLLDFLSAAEEVENGLEPGEVEVAHDRVQVLTVHAAKGLEWEVVAVPHVVDGTFPSGTGTTTWMGALAELPTHLRGDRQQEDAGDGVPVLDLSDLYDRADLERALESHKKALARRRLDEDRRLFYVALTRTERALFVSAHHWAETGSKPKGPSDFLLELKEASDVPDSPLNRGVRIDRWDDPPLPDTVNPFTDNPPTAYWPRDPLGSRREFVEEGAALVKSALTTLEIESRPKQFEFDLGLTEDPFLADETGSDTVDSEMLDDQDSDPEGWAADVDALIAEHLAAEQAVREVELPGQLAATALVDLRADPAKLAARLRRPLPYPPSPFTRRGTAFHAWLQRWFGGARLLAFDELPGAADISDTDAELVRLQEAFLASQWADRNPVEVEVSFETSIAGTVIRGRMDAVFREPDGSWVVVDWKTGGEPKPAEEDSVAIQLAVYRLAWARLEAARSGIPEAEILARTHAAFHYVRTVRTIAPDHLAGPEELAALITTAAPLRTIATPESDDATEPFAEEPGRVTSGPGGTTARVPDGGGRRTGPTASAGADPSQSTEAPATAGRRASQPEPRPPIDVDSLRLEPDSPRTAGAAAPPDLHPPPDFEPPPDPESLPPDLIGQ from the coding sequence GTGAGGATCACTCCCCGGCAACTCGCCGACGCCCTCGGCCTGCCGCCGCCCACCGACGAACAGGCCGCGGTCATCGCCGCCCCACCCGGGCCGACCCTGGTGGTGGCGGGTGCGGGCGCGGGCAAGACCGAGACCATGGCAGCCCGCGTGGTGTGGATGGTCGCGAACGGGCTGGTCGAACCGGAGCAGGTACTCGGCCTCACTTTCACCCGAAAAGCCGCCCAGCAGTTGACAACTCGAATCCGCACCCGGCTGGCGCGGCTCGCGGGCGCACCGCTGCTGCGCGATATCGACCCCACCGGGCGACTGCGCGCCCTGCTCACCGGCTCCGAACCCGAGATCAGCACCTATCACTCGTATGCGGGCCGCCTGCTCACCGAATACGGTCTACTGCTGCCCGTCGAACCCACCGCCACCCTGCTCACCCAAACGCAGCTCTGGCAGCTCGCCTACCGCGTCGTCTCCACCTGGGACGGCGATCTCGACACCGACCGCAGCCCCGTCTCGGTCACCGAGGCCGTCCTGGCGCTCTCCGGTCAGCTCGCCGAACATCTGGTGGAGCCGCGCCAATTGGCCGCGGCCCACCGGGAATTGGACCAGCTCATCCACACCCTCCCGGCCGGTCCGCGCCAGAAGGGCGGCCCCAAGAAAGCCCTGCTGGACCTCCTGGAAACCCAGCACGAACGCGTCTCCCTGCTCCCGCTGGTGGAGCGCCTCGCCGACGAACTCCGCCGCCGCGGCGCCCTCGACTTCGGCGCCCAAATGTCCCTCGCCGCAAAGCTCGCCGCCCTGCACCCCGAGGTCAGCACCGCGGAACGCACCCGTTTCCGCCTCGTCCTCCTCGACGAATACCAGGACACCGGCCACTCCCAGCGCATCCTGCTCTCCGCCCTCTTCGGCGGCGTGCACACATCTCCGCCCAAGGGCGCTCCCGGCTCGGTGGACGTCTCTCGCTCGCCCATGCAGACGGACGCCTCCAGCCATCCCGGGCCCGCGGATGCGTCTTGCTCTCCGGAGTCGGTGGACCCCTCTCGTCTCGCGGCGGACGATCTCTCTAGTTCCGGGGCGGACGATCTCTCTCGTCTCGGGGCGGACGACCCCTCTCGTCATCCCGGCGCGTCTTTGGCCGGGATCCGCACGGATGCAGTGGATCCCGGCCAAAAGCATGCCGGGATGACGGGGGGAGGTTCCGAATCGGGGGGTGGGTTCGGCCACTCGGTTGGCGTGTCGGCGCAGCCGCCGGATGTGTCGGCGCAACCGCTCGCCGTGACGGCGGTGGGGGATCCCATGCAATCGATTTATGGGTGGCGGGGGGCGTCGGCGGCGAATCTGCCGCGGTTCGCGACCGACTTTCCCAGTGCGCCGGGGGTTCCCGCGCCGGTGCTGCCGCTGCTGACCAGTTGGCGGAATCCGCCCGAGGCGTTGGATCTGGCGAATCTGGTGGCGGATCCGCTGCGAGTCAAGGCTGCCGAGGGTGGGGGCGTGACGGTGGACGCGCTACGGCCGCGGCCGGGGGCGGAACCGGGGTTGGTGGCCTTGGCGCTGGCGGAAACCGTTGCGGAGGAACGCGAGTGGGTGGCCGAGCGGATCAAGGCGGAGTGGGAGGCGGCCGCCGATGCGGGGCAGGAGCCGCCCACTTCGGCGGTGCTGGTGCGGCGCAATGCCGATGCCGCACCGCTGGCCGAAGCGCTCCGCGCGCAGGGGCTACCGGTGGAGATCGTCGGGCTCGGCGGACTGCTGCATACGCCAGAGGTCGCGGATATCGTTGCCACACTTCGGCTTATCGCCGATCCGTCGGCGGGTAGCGCGGCGGTGCGCATTCTGACCGGTGCGCGCTGGCGTATCGGCGTGGCGGATATCGCCGCGCTCTCGCGGCGGGCGCGGGAGTTGTCGATTCGGCGGCCAGGTGGTCAATCCGCGGAGATCGCCGATGCGGCCGGGCTGGACTCCGCCCTGCGGGAGGTTGCGCCCGAACCCGCCGAACGGGCCGGACTCGGTGATGCCATCGCCGATCCGGGTGAAGCGGAACAGTATTCGGCGCAGGGATTCGCGCGCATTGTGGCACTCGGGCGCGAGCTGGGCGCATTGCGTGAGCGCGGCGGGCAACCCCTGCCCGAGCTGGTCGCCGATGTGGAGCGGACCATCGGCGTCGGCGTGGAGACGCAGGCGCGCAAAGCGGTGGCCGCCGCCGGGCGCGAACATCTCGACGCCTTCGCCGAGGTGGTCGCAGGATACTCCGCCGACCATCGCTCCTCGCTGGCCGGTCTGCTCGACTTCCTCTCCGCGGCAGAGGAAGTCGAGAACGGCCTGGAACCCGGAGAGGTCGAGGTGGCGCACGATCGGGTGCAGGTGCTCACCGTGCACGCGGCCAAGGGGCTGGAATGGGAGGTGGTGGCCGTCCCGCACGTGGTCGACGGCACCTTCCCCTCCGGTACCGGCACCACCACCTGGATGGGCGCCCTCGCCGAACTCCCCACCCACCTGCGTGGTGATCGGCAGCAGGAGGACGCGGGCGATGGCGTACCCGTGCTGGACCTGTCCGACCTCTACGACCGCGCGGATCTGGAGCGCGCCCTCGAATCGCATAAGAAGGCCCTCGCGCGCCGCCGCCTCGACGAGGACCGCCGTCTCTTCTACGTCGCGCTCACCCGCACCGAACGCGCTCTGTTCGTCTCCGCCCATCACTGGGCCGAGACCGGCTCGAAACCCAAGGGCCCCAGTGACTTTCTGCTCGAACTCAAAGAGGCCAGCGACGTTCCCGACTCCCCTCTCAACCGTGGTGTGCGCATCGACCGCTGGGACGATCCGCCGCTGCCCGATACGGTAAACCCCTTCACCGACAATCCGCCCACGGCCTACTGGCCCCGCGACCCACTCGGCTCCCGCCGCGAATTCGTGGAAGAGGGTGCGGCACTGGTCAAGTCGGCCCTGACCACCCTCGAGATCGAATCCCGGCCCAAACAATTCGAATTCGACCTCGGGCTGACCGAGGACCCGTTCCTCGCCGATGAAACAGGCAGCGACACAGTCGATTCGGAGATGCTCGACGACCAGGACTCGGACCCCGAAGGCTGGGCCGCCGACGTCGACGCCCTCATCGCCGAACACCTCGCCGCCGAACAAGCCGTGCGCGAGGTCGAACTCCCCGGCCAGCTCGCCGCCACCGCCCTGGTCGACCTGCGCGCCGATCCGGCGAAACTCGCTGCCCGCCTGCGCCGTCCACTCCCGTACCCGCCCAGCCCGTTCACCCGGCGCGGCACCGCCTTCCACGCCTGGCTGCAACGCTGGTTCGGCGGCGCCCGCCTGCTCGCCTTCGACGAACTCCCCGGCGCGGCCGATATCTCGGACACCGACGCCGAACTGGTCCGGCTCCAGGAAGCCTTCCTGGCCTCGCAGTGGGCCGACCGCAACCCGGTCGAGGTCGAGGTCTCCTTCGAAACCTCCATAGCGGGCACCGTGATTCGCGGCCGGATGGACGCCGTCTTCCGCGAACCCGACGGCTCCTGGGTGGTCGTGGACTGGAAGACCGGCGGGGAACCCAAACCGGCCGAGGAGGATTCGGTCGCCATTCAGCTCGCCGTCTACCGTCTGGCCTGGGCCCGCCTCGAGGCCGCCCGCTCCGGCATCCCCGAAGCCGAGATCCTCGCCCGCACCCACGCCGCCTTCCACTATGTCCGCACCGTCCGCACCATCGCCCCCGACCACCTCGCGGGCCCCGAGGAACTCGCCGCCCTCATCACCACCGCCGCCCCGCTCCGCACGATCGCCACCCCCGAATCCGATGATGCGACCGAACCTTTCGCCGAAGAGCCCGGCCGCGTGACCTCGGGGCCCGGCGGCACAACCGCGCGGGTACCAGATGGCGGGGGCCGCCGGACCGGGCCCACCGCGTCTGCCGGTGCGGATCCGTCGCAATCAACCGAGGCCCCGGCCACCGCCGGCCGCCGCGCGTCTCAGCCGGAACCGCGCCCTCCCATCGACGTCGATTCACTTCGGCTCGAGCCGGATTCACCGCGCACCGCCGGTGCCGCCGCGCCACCGGATCTGCACCCACCACCGGATTTCGAGCCCCCACCGGATCCGGAATCCTTGCCGCCGGACCTGATTGGCCAGTAG
- a CDS encoding potassium channel family protein, with the protein MFGESSRGLARLTDRPDFALVGILRIPTEQASPWQALVRRLGMAVLLLAVATGVVYLGREGYHDNAREHMSLLDAAYYATVSLSTTGYGDITPVTPSARLINILVVTPLRILFLIVLVGTTLAVLTERSRQAFKIQRWRHSVRNHTVVVGYGTKGRTAVDAMLGDGVQPADIVVVDTDPVVLEAAANAGLVTVHGSATRSDVLRLAGVAHASAIVVAANRDDTAVLVTLTAREINPKARISAAVREAENTHLLRQSGADSVVVSSETAGRLLGIATTTPSVVDMIEDLLTPEAGFAIAERDVEPEEVGGSPRHLRDIILGVVRGGTLIRVGEPETDALEKADKLLYLRRVQP; encoded by the coding sequence GTGTTCGGTGAATCCTCACGGGGTTTGGCCCGGCTCACCGACCGGCCCGACTTCGCCCTGGTGGGCATTCTGCGCATCCCGACCGAACAGGCCAGCCCCTGGCAGGCCCTGGTGCGGCGACTCGGTATGGCGGTACTGCTGCTGGCGGTCGCCACCGGGGTGGTCTACCTCGGCCGCGAGGGCTATCACGACAACGCGCGCGAACACATGTCGCTGCTCGATGCCGCCTACTATGCGACGGTTTCGCTCTCCACCACCGGTTATGGCGACATCACGCCGGTCACCCCCAGCGCCCGGCTCATCAATATCCTCGTGGTGACCCCGCTGCGGATCCTCTTCCTCATCGTGTTGGTCGGCACCACCCTCGCCGTGCTCACCGAACGATCCCGGCAGGCTTTCAAGATTCAGCGATGGAGGCACAGCGTGCGCAATCACACCGTGGTCGTCGGCTACGGCACCAAGGGCCGCACCGCGGTCGACGCCATGCTCGGTGACGGCGTCCAGCCCGCCGATATCGTGGTGGTCGATACCGATCCGGTGGTGCTGGAGGCCGCCGCCAACGCGGGTCTGGTGACCGTGCACGGCTCGGCGACCCGCTCGGATGTGCTGCGCCTGGCCGGTGTCGCGCACGCCTCCGCCATCGTGGTCGCGGCCAATCGCGATGACACCGCGGTGCTGGTCACCCTCACCGCCCGCGAGATCAATCCCAAGGCGCGCATCTCCGCCGCCGTCCGTGAGGCCGAGAACACCCATCTGCTGCGGCAATCCGGCGCGGATTCGGTGGTCGTCTCCTCCGAGACCGCCGGTCGCCTGCTCGGTATCGCCACCACCACCCCCAGCGTCGTCGACATGATCGAGGATCTGCTCACCCCCGAGGCCGGATTCGCCATCGCCGAACGCGACGTCGAGCCCGAAGAGGTCGGCGGCTCACCCCGCCACCTGCGCGATATCATCCTGGGCGTGGTCCGCGGCGGCACCCTCATCCGCGTCGGCGAGCCGGAGACCGACGCCCTCGAAAAGGCCGACAAACTCCTCTACCTCCGCCGCGTACAACCCTGA
- the nudC gene encoding NAD(+) diphosphatase, whose translation MSFQLNAVPVLSRTTLDRAEHLRADEQALKEGWAQAKLLRMNKRGQVRVDAGTVILESTTTLAAEPAPNAVFLGVQDEIHLWAVRDNEIDGTLADLRAYGSTLELDDFGTGLLSTAIALLNWHDKAGFSSADGTQTTVTAGGWSRTSESGHEEFPRIDPAVICLIHDGGDRVLLARQHTWPEGLFSLLAGFVEAGESLERCVERELFEEVGVHVTDIRYLGSQPWPFPRSLMLGFAAVADPEQQVTFHDGEIAEAHWFTRAEVREALAAGAWGAKTDARLLLPGSISIARTIVESWAAEG comes from the coding sequence GTGTCTTTTCAGCTGAATGCGGTTCCGGTCCTGTCTCGCACCACCCTCGATCGGGCGGAGCATCTGCGCGCCGACGAGCAGGCCCTCAAAGAGGGCTGGGCGCAGGCCAAGCTGCTACGGATGAACAAGCGCGGGCAGGTGCGTGTCGACGCCGGCACGGTGATTCTCGAATCCACCACCACGCTCGCCGCCGAACCGGCCCCGAACGCGGTCTTCCTCGGGGTGCAGGACGAAATCCACCTGTGGGCGGTGCGCGATAACGAGATCGACGGCACCCTGGCCGACCTGCGCGCCTACGGCAGCACCCTGGAGCTCGACGATTTCGGCACCGGTCTGCTCTCCACCGCCATCGCCCTGCTGAACTGGCATGACAAGGCCGGATTCAGCTCCGCCGACGGCACCCAGACCACCGTTACCGCGGGTGGCTGGTCCCGCACCAGCGAATCCGGTCATGAGGAATTCCCGCGGATCGATCCGGCTGTCATCTGCCTCATCCACGATGGCGGCGACCGGGTCCTGCTGGCCCGCCAGCACACCTGGCCCGAGGGCCTGTTCTCCCTGCTGGCCGGATTCGTCGAGGCCGGGGAATCCCTCGAGCGCTGCGTCGAACGCGAGCTTTTCGAGGAGGTCGGCGTCCATGTCACCGATATCCGCTACCTGGGCAGTCAGCCCTGGCCGTTCCCGCGCTCGCTCATGCTGGGTTTCGCGGCCGTCGCCGATCCGGAGCAGCAGGTGACCTTCCACGACGGTGAGATCGCCGAGGCGCACTGGTTCACCCGCGCCGAGGTGCGCGAAGCCCTCGCGGCGGGTGCGTGGGGTGCGAAAACCGATGCGCGCCTGCTGCTTCCGGGCTCCATTTCGATCGCTCGCACGATTGTCGAATCCTGGGCCGCCGAAGGCTGA
- a CDS encoding mycoredoxin has protein sequence MTATDLTMYSTTWCGYCRRLRTQLDEAGITYTVIDIEENPDAAEFVGSVNNGNHVVPTIKYSDGSTATNPSLVQVKKALASIG, from the coding sequence GTGACTGCAACCGACCTGACCATGTACTCGACGACCTGGTGCGGCTACTGCCGCCGTCTCCGGACCCAGCTCGACGAGGCCGGTATCACCTACACGGTGATCGATATCGAAGAGAATCCGGATGCCGCCGAATTCGTGGGCAGCGTCAACAATGGCAACCATGTGGTGCCGACCATCAAGTACAGCGATGGGTCCACGGCCACCAACCCCAGCCTGGTGCAGGTCAAGAAGGCCCTCGCCAGCATCGGCTGA
- a CDS encoding SRPBCC family protein → MIASATATSAAAPAAFFAKWADMATWPEWNQDTEWVRLDGPFVQGATGTLKPKGGPKVGFVVEKLTDTEFVDVSNLLGARMTFAHTVSRAERTTVSVQVSIDGPLGWFWTRILGGDIAKSAQADLDALVAAAEAVRV, encoded by the coding sequence ATGATCGCATCAGCAACCGCCACCTCCGCCGCCGCTCCCGCCGCCTTCTTCGCCAAATGGGCCGATATGGCCACCTGGCCCGAGTGGAACCAGGACACCGAATGGGTCAGGCTCGACGGCCCCTTCGTGCAGGGCGCGACCGGAACCCTCAAGCCCAAGGGCGGCCCCAAGGTCGGTTTCGTGGTCGAGAAGCTCACCGATACCGAATTCGTGGATGTCTCCAACCTGCTCGGCGCGCGAATGACCTTCGCCCACACCGTCAGCCGGGCCGAGCGCACCACCGTCTCGGTCCAGGTCTCCATCGACGGCCCGCTGGGCTGGTTCTGGACCCGGATCCTCGGCGGCGACATCGCCAAATCCGCCCAGGCCGACCTGGACGCGCTGGTCGCCGCCGCCGAGGCAGTGCGGGTATGA
- a CDS encoding MarR family winged helix-turn-helix transcriptional regulator produces the protein MTADGDTEDSSSETGALRTGFGDADESPGLLLWQVTNRWQAAQRAALAPFDLTHVQFVLLASLTWLTGKSGDEPVMQRDLAAHAATDPMMTSQVLRALEQKGLVERRDHPSDRRAKSLVPTKTGVALVNRAIVAVESCDREFFGPLGDHTPAFSTALRRLRDRD, from the coding sequence GTGACCGCAGATGGCGACACCGAGGACTCATCTAGCGAAACCGGCGCACTGCGCACCGGTTTCGGTGATGCCGACGAAAGCCCGGGCCTATTGCTCTGGCAGGTGACCAACCGCTGGCAGGCGGCACAACGCGCCGCCCTCGCGCCCTTCGACCTGACCCATGTGCAGTTCGTCCTGCTGGCCTCACTCACCTGGCTCACCGGGAAATCCGGTGACGAGCCGGTCATGCAGCGCGATCTGGCCGCGCACGCCGCCACCGACCCGATGATGACCTCCCAGGTGCTGCGCGCACTGGAGCAGAAGGGTCTGGTCGAACGCCGCGATCACCCGTCCGATCGCCGCGCCAAATCTCTTGTTCCCACGAAAACCGGTGTGGCACTGGTGAACCGGGCAATAGTCGCGGTCGAATCCTGCGACCGTGAATTCTTCGGCCCGCTCGGCGACCACACCCCGGCGTTCAGTACGGCCCTGCGTCGCCTTCGCGACCGTGACTGA